The DNA region CGTCAGGCCATGAACGGTGCACCAGATGGTGCGGGCCAGCGCGGCGGTGGACTGACCGGCGGGCAGGAAACCCGCCTTCTGCGCCTCGGTCACCGCGTCGACCAGGGGTGCGAAGGTGTCGGGTCGTACCTCGGCCCACGACCAGTACCGGAACATCATGCCGAAGATCGCGTTGTTCTCCTCGGCGAAGCGCAGGTACGCCGCTACCAGGCGGATGATGCGGTCGGCGGGGTCGCTGGCCTGCGTGGCGGCAGCACGCTGGGCGGCACCGAAGGCGTCGTACCCCTCGTCGCGCAGCGCGGACAGCAGCGCCTCGCGGTCGGTGAAGTGCCGGTACGGCGCTGCGGAGCTGACGCCGACCCGCCGGGCCAGCTCGTTGAGGCTGAAGCCCTCCGCGCCGCGTTCGGCCAGCAGCTCCCGCGCGCCATCCAGCAGCGCCTCGCGTAGCGCTCCATGG from Solwaraspora sp. WMMD791 includes:
- a CDS encoding TetR/AcrR family transcriptional regulator is translated as MAAGATRRTYHHGALREALLDGARELLAERGAEGFSLNELARRVGVSSAAPYRHFTDREALLSALRDEGYDAFGAAQRAAATQASDPADRIIRLVAAYLRFAEENNAIFGMMFRYWSWAEVRPDTFAPLVDAVTEAQKAGFLPAGQSTAALARTIWCTVHGLTTLRLTGGLTKLGLDAPTDQLIRDTFAAILRHPDS